The Clostridiaceae bacterium DNA window ATTGACACTGTAGCATTAATTTGCCCAAAGAGTCATAAGTGTATTCAAAAGTAGTCATGAGAGGGTAATTAATTACTAAATTTTAATTTTATAGTCCGCTCAGAAATTGATAACACCTATCTTGAAAACCTGGCAAAATTTCATGGGCATAATCAGGATAAATCACTATATTCTTGACAGATTCTATTTTGTTATAGGCGGCAAACATGGTTGAAGGAGGGCATATATCATCCATCAGACCTACTCCCATTAGTACTTCTCCCTTGATTCTTTTTACCAGGTGCTGTACATCAATATACCCTAAAGTTGTGAATATTTCTTCTTCCCGGCTATGGGTTGGATCAAAAAGGCGGAAATATGACCTTATTTCTTCATAGGCATTTTTTGCAAGATCCATTTCCCATACCCTTTTGTAATCTGACAAAAAAGGATATATAGGTACCAAGCGTTTAATTCTTGGTTCAAGGGCAGCACAGGCAAGTGTCAGGCCTCCACCTTGTGAAGCGCCTGTGGCACCCACTCTGTTTTCATCAACCTCAGGCATGTTCATAACAATGTTTGCCAGCTGGGCAGTGTCAAGAAAAATATGGCGGAATAAAAGATTATCAGGAGAATCGTCAAGCCCGCGAATAATATGTCCTCTAAAAGTATTGCCTTTTACACCTCCTACATCCTCTGAAAGTCCTCCCTGTCCTCTGCAGTCCAGTGCGGCCACAGAAAATCCAAGAGCCACATATTCCAGCTTGCTTGCCCAATCTCCGCTGTTGCCGGTGTAACC harbors:
- a CDS encoding acetylxylan esterase; its protein translation is MPILDMPLEELKVYQGRNPCPPDIDEYWERALQEMRKVDPQVELVPSEFQVPFAECFHLYFTGVRGARIHAKYLRPKNAPSPHPAVLMFHGYTGNSGDWASKLEYVALGFSVAALDCRGQGGLSEDVGGVKGNTFRGHIIRGLDDSPDNLLFRHIFLDTAQLANIVMNMPEVDENRVGATGASQGGGLTLACAALEPRIKRLVPIYPFLSDYKRVWEMDLAKNAYEEIRSYFRLFDPTHSREEEIFTTLGYIDVQHLVKRIKGEVLMGVGLMDDICPPSTMFAAYNKIESVKNIVIYPDYAHEILPGFQDRCYQFLSGL